A section of the Verrucomicrobium sp. GAS474 genome encodes:
- a CDS encoding FAD-linked oxidase C-terminal domain-containing protein has protein sequence MNSALFAKLEHRLPTIPFLKEKEDLIPYSFDGTATLQQMPEAVLFPKTTAEVVAVVRFAAEENLPLVTRGSGTGLSGGSIPVPGSLVLCLAKMDRIVEVDRHNLTLTAEAGAVTLKIAEAAEAVGLFYPPDPGSMKISTIGGNVAENSGGLRGLKYGVTKDYVMALEVVLPSGEVLHTGNKCVKDVAGYTLRDLFIGSEGTLGIITQVTLKLIPKPAARKTLLAVYPRMEDAASTVSAIVSNRIIPCTLEFLDRVTINCVEDFAKVGLPRDADAVLLMETDGHPAAVAEEAEQMAALATANGASSVRIAATAAEATALATARRSAFSALARVAPTTILEDATVPRSELAKMVRFIQECAARHNLKVGTFGHMGDGNLHPTFLTNERNHEEMHRVETAMREIFDYAVALGGTITGEHGVGLAKKDFLKGALGELNLDVMRRIKKAFDPRGILNPGKIFNPAEAK, from the coding sequence ATGAATTCCGCGCTGTTTGCCAAGCTTGAACATCGTCTCCCGACGATCCCCTTCCTGAAGGAAAAGGAAGACCTGATCCCCTATTCCTTCGACGGCACGGCGACGCTGCAGCAGATGCCCGAGGCGGTCCTCTTTCCGAAGACCACCGCCGAAGTCGTCGCCGTGGTCCGCTTCGCGGCGGAGGAAAATCTGCCCCTCGTCACGCGGGGCTCCGGCACCGGCCTCAGCGGCGGGAGCATTCCCGTCCCCGGCTCGCTCGTCCTCTGCCTCGCGAAGATGGACCGCATCGTCGAGGTCGACCGCCACAACCTCACCCTCACCGCCGAGGCCGGGGCCGTGACGCTGAAGATCGCCGAGGCGGCCGAGGCGGTCGGCCTCTTCTATCCGCCCGATCCGGGCTCGATGAAGATCTCGACCATCGGCGGCAACGTCGCCGAGAACTCGGGCGGCCTGCGCGGCTTGAAATACGGCGTCACGAAGGACTACGTCATGGCCCTCGAGGTCGTCCTCCCCTCGGGGGAGGTCCTCCATACCGGCAACAAGTGCGTGAAGGACGTCGCCGGGTACACCCTCCGCGACCTCTTCATCGGCTCCGAGGGGACCCTCGGCATCATCACGCAGGTGACGCTGAAGCTGATCCCGAAGCCCGCCGCGCGGAAGACCCTCCTCGCCGTCTATCCCCGGATGGAGGATGCCGCCTCGACGGTCTCGGCCATCGTCTCGAACCGGATCATCCCGTGCACCCTCGAATTCCTCGACCGGGTCACGATCAACTGCGTCGAGGACTTCGCCAAGGTGGGCCTCCCCCGCGACGCCGACGCCGTCCTCCTCATGGAGACCGACGGCCATCCCGCCGCCGTCGCCGAGGAGGCGGAGCAGATGGCCGCCCTCGCCACGGCGAACGGCGCGAGCTCGGTCCGCATCGCCGCCACCGCCGCCGAGGCGACCGCCCTCGCCACCGCCCGCCGCTCCGCCTTCTCCGCCCTCGCCCGCGTCGCGCCGACGACGATTCTCGAGGACGCCACCGTCCCCCGCAGCGAGCTGGCGAAGATGGTCCGCTTCATCCAGGAATGCGCGGCACGGCACAACCTGAAGGTCGGCACCTTCGGCCACATGGGCGACGGCAACCTCCATCCGACCTTCCTCACGAACGAGCGGAACCACGAGGAGATGCATCGCGTCGAGACGGCGATGCGGGAGATCTTCGACTACGCCGTCGCCCTCGGCGGCACGATCACCGGCGAGCACGGCGTCGGCCTCGCGAAGAAGGACTTCCTCAAGGGCGCCCTCGGCGAGCTGAACCTCGACGTCATGCGCCGGATCAAGAAGGCCTTCGACCCCCGGGGCATCCTGAACCCCGGCAAGATCTTCAACCCGGCGGAGGCGAAATGA
- a CDS encoding hydroxyacid dehydrogenase, giving the protein MKTPGLILCDETFWDDAYGPVERARLEALLPTPLRFFTKETILDHPRELAEAEVILSCWGMPPCDAAFLAKAPKLKAVFYAAGSIRPFVDDALWQRDIVVSSSNSALSVTVAEYALAQIVLSLKAMWRHAADTRAARVPLRHTPPGTYDSVVGLVSIGAIARHLLTLMRPFHFRVVAYDPFLSDEAARELGIELVTLDELFEISHVVSLHTPWLKETEGMIRGSHFDRMREGATFINTARGAVVNEAEMIGALRRRPDLYALLDVTWPEPAPSDSPLYDLPNVILTPHIAGAIGTECRRLGAMAVDELERFLKGKPLVGQVREDMMATIA; this is encoded by the coding sequence ATGAAAACGCCGGGGCTGATTCTTTGCGACGAGACATTCTGGGACGACGCCTACGGCCCCGTCGAGCGGGCCCGCCTGGAGGCCCTCCTCCCGACCCCCCTCCGCTTCTTCACGAAGGAGACGATCCTCGACCATCCCCGCGAACTGGCCGAGGCCGAGGTCATCCTCTCCTGCTGGGGCATGCCGCCCTGCGACGCGGCCTTCCTCGCGAAGGCCCCGAAGCTGAAGGCCGTCTTCTACGCGGCGGGAAGCATCCGCCCCTTCGTCGACGACGCGCTCTGGCAGCGGGACATCGTCGTCAGCTCGTCGAACAGCGCCCTCTCCGTCACCGTCGCCGAGTATGCCCTCGCCCAGATCGTCCTCAGCCTGAAGGCGATGTGGCGGCATGCCGCCGACACCCGCGCCGCCCGCGTCCCGCTCCGCCACACCCCGCCCGGCACCTACGACAGCGTCGTCGGCCTCGTCTCGATCGGCGCGATCGCCCGGCACCTCCTCACCCTCATGCGGCCCTTCCACTTCCGCGTCGTCGCCTACGATCCGTTTCTTTCCGACGAGGCGGCGCGGGAGCTCGGGATCGAGCTCGTCACCCTCGACGAGCTCTTCGAGATCTCCCACGTCGTCTCCCTCCACACCCCGTGGCTGAAGGAGACCGAGGGGATGATCCGCGGCTCCCACTTCGACCGGATGCGCGAGGGGGCGACCTTCATCAACACCGCGCGGGGCGCCGTGGTGAACGAGGCCGAGATGATCGGGGCGCTCCGCCGCCGCCCCGACCTCTACGCCCTCCTCGACGTCACCTGGCCCGAGCCCGCCCCCTCCGACTCCCCCCTCTACGACCTCCCGAACGTCATCCTCACGCCCCACATCGCCGGGGCGATCGGGACCGAGTGCCGCCGCCTCGGCGCGATGGCCGTCGATGAGCTCGAACGCTTCCTGAAGGGAAAGCCGCTGGTCGGGCAGGTCCGCGAGGACATGATGGCGACCATTGCCTAA
- a CDS encoding (Fe-S)-binding protein, whose product MSEHASLKTLDYAVLQQCMHCGMCLPTCPTYDLTKQERNSPRGRISLMRAIADGRLDATEAFGDEMYYCLGCLACETACPAGVDYGQLFETARAEVEHSGVLASPKRSLIRNAILKGLFTRPRLLRLVGRGLRFYQASGMQKAFRALRLNRLLPGNFRGLEAQTPTACAKFSPDLIAPVETPAAGARQYRVGLLTGCVQDILFSDINRDTADVLLANGCEVITPPIQACCGSLHAHNGELETAGVLARRLIDSFDVERLDAVITNAAGCGSHLKTYGRLLADDPAYAARAKLWDRKLKDIHQWLGEIGFRKPAGGTDPEPCRITYHEACHLCHGQKITKQPRDILRALPGVDLVELPESTWCCGSAGIYNITQPETAAQLQTRKIGHIAKTGAATVATANPGCHLQIANGLAAAGQPTEVAHPITLLARAYRAEKIGAVS is encoded by the coding sequence ATGAGCGAACACGCCTCGCTGAAGACCCTCGATTACGCCGTCCTGCAGCAGTGCATGCACTGCGGCATGTGCCTCCCCACCTGCCCCACCTACGACCTCACGAAACAGGAGCGGAACAGCCCCCGCGGGCGCATCTCCCTCATGCGGGCGATCGCCGACGGGCGGCTCGACGCGACCGAGGCCTTCGGCGACGAGATGTACTATTGCCTCGGCTGCCTCGCCTGCGAGACGGCCTGCCCCGCCGGGGTCGATTACGGCCAGCTCTTCGAGACCGCCCGCGCCGAGGTCGAGCACTCCGGCGTTCTCGCCAGCCCGAAGCGGTCGCTCATCCGGAATGCGATCCTCAAGGGCCTCTTCACCCGGCCCCGGCTGTTGCGCCTCGTCGGGCGGGGGCTCCGTTTCTACCAGGCCTCGGGGATGCAAAAGGCCTTCCGCGCCCTGCGGCTGAACCGCCTCCTGCCGGGAAATTTCCGGGGCCTCGAGGCGCAGACCCCGACGGCGTGCGCCAAGTTCTCGCCCGACCTCATCGCGCCGGTCGAGACGCCGGCGGCGGGGGCGAGGCAATACCGCGTCGGCCTCCTCACCGGCTGCGTCCAGGACATCCTCTTCTCCGACATCAACCGCGACACCGCCGACGTCCTCCTCGCCAACGGCTGCGAGGTGATCACCCCGCCGATCCAGGCCTGCTGCGGCTCCCTCCACGCCCACAACGGGGAGCTGGAGACCGCCGGCGTCCTCGCCCGCCGCCTGATCGATTCCTTCGACGTCGAGCGCCTCGACGCCGTCATCACGAACGCGGCGGGCTGCGGCTCCCACCTCAAGACCTACGGGCGGCTGCTGGCCGACGACCCCGCCTACGCCGCCCGGGCGAAGCTGTGGGACCGGAAGCTGAAGGACATCCACCAATGGCTCGGCGAGATCGGCTTCCGCAAGCCGGCCGGAGGGACCGACCCGGAGCCGTGCCGGATCACCTACCACGAGGCCTGCCACCTCTGCCACGGCCAGAAGATCACGAAACAACCGCGCGACATCCTCCGCGCCCTCCCCGGCGTCGACCTCGTCGAGCTGCCCGAATCGACCTGGTGCTGCGGCAGCGCGGGGATCTACAACATCACCCAACCCGAGACGGCGGCCCAGTTGCAGACGCGGAAGATCGGCCACATCGCGAAGACCGGAGCCGCAACCGTCGCCACCGCGAATCCCGGCTGCCACCTCCAGATTGCGAACGGCCTGGCGGCGGCGGGGCAGCCGACCGAGGTCGCCCATCCGATCACCCTCCTCGCGCGGGCCTATCGGGCGGAGAAAATTGGTGCGGTCTCCTAA
- a CDS encoding ATP-binding protein: protein MSVDRRLSPDLLDRTGTAALPSPAPSAPTSVRAARPFLPGLEIDEIGGEETKRRPASSLHSVDAIHPHTLIDSVHSVIETTPVEEVYGLFQDSRIAYLPVIDGTGRPLGLCSRGQIGFLLGARYGFALYAKQPISRHLMPRHLVVGEEEPIRDILNQSLGRLGEEFHHDVILVDAGGLFLGSIGVQTLARVQSMLVREQMDDLARQRRELTEGNQILFRSITELRQVQARSRILLENNAAGVALLDTAGRIEALNPTLSGWLAALGNGFEFPSETGPSLADAVEARDRNRLFDALDEAERRGRSALELRLKAGPPPPSNGASPRAEAPVRLLSASLRWIEETGQICASLLDITQERLFLRKSLQKEKETFLDSLAGGIAHELNNKLLPILGFADLLRAADLDEADRIGHAEVIFQSANESAAIVRQLLQFCRPTREEAVPCDLVQLVSEAVAFLQFRIREMQTTVRLELPAHPVPILADPGQIKQIVINLVINAVDAMEKSMKRELRVRIEVGEGGEQCRLRIADTGSGIPPEILTRIFDPFFTTKSQDKGSGLGLSVCQAIAKSHRGELQAENLSGAMGNGALFTLSLPVHAAPEPAPSQALPLPSENGKPVSPIVPLPPAPAPPRRRALVVDDEAFVGGFVGEVLKRRFNCLVERAANGIEAVAKLEEGTYDLVVSDVLMPRMNGVDLFRWVLENRPALTPNFLFVTGHDGGGETGAALSGSGRPVVPKPFTADILSEQVRRLPILQP, encoded by the coding sequence ATGTCCGTTGATCGCCGCCTTTCTCCCGATCTCCTCGACAGGACCGGTACCGCCGCTCTCCCTTCCCCCGCCCCCTCGGCCCCCACCTCCGTCCGGGCGGCCCGCCCTTTTCTCCCCGGCCTCGAGATCGACGAGATCGGGGGCGAGGAAACCAAGCGCCGCCCCGCCTCCTCCCTCCACTCGGTCGACGCGATCCACCCGCACACCCTCATCGACTCGGTCCACTCGGTGATCGAGACGACGCCCGTCGAGGAGGTCTACGGCCTCTTCCAGGATTCCCGCATCGCCTACCTCCCCGTCATCGACGGCACGGGGCGGCCCCTCGGCCTCTGCTCGCGCGGGCAGATCGGGTTCCTCCTCGGCGCGCGGTACGGCTTCGCCCTCTACGCGAAGCAGCCGATCTCCCGCCACCTCATGCCGCGCCACCTCGTCGTCGGCGAGGAGGAGCCGATCCGCGACATCCTGAACCAGAGCCTCGGCCGCCTCGGCGAGGAGTTCCACCACGACGTCATCCTCGTCGACGCGGGGGGCCTCTTCCTCGGCTCGATCGGCGTCCAGACCCTCGCCCGGGTCCAGTCGATGCTCGTCCGGGAGCAGATGGACGACCTCGCCCGCCAGCGCCGGGAGCTGACCGAGGGCAACCAGATCCTCTTCCGCTCCATCACCGAGCTGCGGCAGGTCCAGGCCCGCTCCCGCATCCTGCTGGAGAACAACGCGGCGGGCGTCGCCCTCCTCGACACCGCGGGCCGGATCGAGGCGCTGAACCCGACCCTCTCCGGCTGGCTCGCCGCGCTGGGGAACGGCTTCGAGTTTCCGTCCGAGACGGGGCCGAGCCTCGCCGACGCCGTCGAGGCCCGCGACCGGAACCGCCTCTTCGACGCCCTCGACGAGGCGGAGCGCCGGGGCCGCAGCGCCCTCGAACTCCGCCTGAAGGCCGGCCCGCCGCCGCCCTCCAACGGGGCCTCCCCCCGCGCCGAGGCCCCCGTCCGCCTCCTTTCCGCCAGCCTCCGCTGGATCGAGGAGACGGGCCAGATCTGCGCCTCCCTCCTCGACATCACCCAGGAGCGCCTCTTCCTCCGCAAATCGCTCCAGAAGGAAAAGGAGACCTTCCTCGATTCCCTCGCCGGGGGAATCGCCCACGAGCTCAACAACAAGCTCCTCCCGATCCTCGGCTTCGCCGACCTCCTCCGCGCCGCCGACCTCGACGAGGCCGACCGGATCGGCCACGCCGAGGTCATCTTCCAGAGCGCGAACGAGTCGGCGGCCATCGTCCGGCAGCTCCTCCAGTTCTGCCGTCCCACCCGGGAGGAGGCCGTCCCGTGCGACCTCGTCCAGCTCGTCTCCGAGGCCGTCGCCTTCCTCCAGTTCCGCATCCGCGAGATGCAGACCACCGTCCGCCTGGAACTCCCCGCCCATCCCGTCCCGATCCTCGCCGACCCCGGCCAGATCAAGCAGATCGTGATCAACCTCGTGATCAACGCGGTCGACGCGATGGAGAAATCGATGAAGCGCGAACTCCGCGTCCGCATCGAGGTCGGCGAAGGCGGGGAGCAGTGCCGCCTCCGCATCGCCGACACGGGAAGCGGCATCCCGCCCGAGATCCTCACCCGCATCTTCGACCCCTTCTTCACGACGAAATCTCAGGACAAGGGGAGCGGCCTCGGCCTGAGCGTCTGCCAGGCGATCGCGAAGAGCCACCGGGGGGAGCTCCAGGCGGAGAACCTCTCCGGCGCCATGGGAAACGGCGCGCTCTTCACCCTCTCCCTCCCCGTCCACGCCGCGCCGGAGCCCGCCCCGTCCCAGGCCCTCCCCCTTCCCTCCGAGAACGGCAAGCCGGTCTCCCCGATCGTCCCCCTCCCTCCCGCCCCCGCGCCGCCCCGGCGGCGGGCCCTCGTCGTCGACGACGAGGCCTTCGTCGGCGGCTTCGTCGGGGAAGTGCTGAAGCGGCGCTTCAACTGCCTCGTCGAGCGGGCCGCGAACGGCATCGAGGCGGTGGCGAAGCTCGAGGAAGGGACCTACGACCTCGTTGTCAGCGACGTCCTGATGCCCCGGATGAACGGCGTCGACCTCTTCCGCTGGGTGCTGGAGAACCGCCCCGCGCTGACGCCGAACTTCCTCTTCGTCACCGGCCATGACGGCGGCGGCGAGACCGGCGCGGCGCTCTCCGGCTCGGGGCGGCCGGTGGTGCCGAAACCGTTTACGGCTGATATTCTTTCGGAGCAGGTGCGGCGGTTGCCGATTCTGCAGCCTTAG
- a CDS encoding GH1 family beta-glucosidase, whose product MKNDLRFPKNFVWGVATAAPQIEGAAFEDGKGESIWDRYSRVPGKVLNGDTLDVACDHYHLYKHDFALMRKLGVKHYRLSIAWPRVYPNGDGAVNPKGLEFYSRLIDAMLKEGITPWVTLFHWDLPQSLEDRGGWRSRVVCDAFGPYAEAVVKALGDRVKNWITLNEVFCFTSLGYDGGDKAPGTKETTKVMNQIYHHAIVCHGLAVRAVRQHGGKGARVGITDNPLCPIPVTETPADIAAARKVYAGASLRLLDPIHRGSYSPAYLKQAGADRPEVRKGDFDLISLPTDFLGLNIYTGPFVRAGKGGKPETLPYPPDFPRTSCPWLYITPQVLYWGTRFAHEVYGAKHIYITENGCGYDDEPLVDGEVHDLHRRDLVRNYLGELHRAIGDGVPVRGYFLWSFMDNYEWQDGYTRRFGIIHVDFKTQKRTPKLSAKWYAQVMKENRLV is encoded by the coding sequence ATGAAAAACGATCTCCGCTTCCCGAAAAACTTCGTCTGGGGCGTCGCCACCGCGGCCCCGCAAATCGAGGGGGCCGCCTTCGAGGACGGCAAGGGGGAATCGATCTGGGACCGCTACTCCCGCGTCCCCGGCAAGGTCCTCAACGGGGACACCCTCGACGTCGCCTGCGACCACTACCACCTCTACAAGCACGACTTCGCGCTGATGCGGAAGCTCGGCGTGAAGCACTACCGCCTCTCGATCGCCTGGCCCCGCGTCTACCCGAACGGCGACGGCGCGGTGAACCCGAAGGGCCTCGAATTCTACAGCCGCCTCATCGACGCCATGCTGAAGGAGGGGATCACCCCGTGGGTCACCCTCTTCCATTGGGACCTCCCGCAGTCCCTCGAGGACCGCGGCGGCTGGCGCTCCCGCGTCGTCTGCGACGCCTTCGGCCCCTACGCCGAGGCCGTCGTGAAGGCCCTGGGCGACCGGGTGAAGAACTGGATCACCCTCAACGAGGTCTTCTGCTTCACCTCCCTCGGCTACGACGGCGGCGACAAGGCCCCCGGCACGAAGGAGACGACGAAGGTGATGAACCAGATCTACCACCACGCCATCGTCTGCCACGGCCTCGCCGTCCGGGCCGTGCGGCAGCACGGCGGCAAGGGCGCCCGCGTCGGCATCACCGACAATCCCCTCTGCCCGATCCCCGTCACCGAGACCCCCGCCGACATCGCCGCCGCGCGGAAGGTCTACGCCGGGGCCAGCCTCCGCCTCCTCGACCCGATCCACCGCGGCTCCTACTCCCCCGCCTACCTGAAGCAGGCCGGGGCCGACCGGCCCGAGGTGCGGAAGGGCGACTTCGACCTCATCAGCCTCCCGACCGACTTCCTCGGCCTCAACATCTACACCGGCCCCTTCGTCCGCGCCGGCAAGGGCGGCAAGCCGGAGACCCTCCCCTACCCGCCCGACTTCCCCCGCACCAGCTGCCCCTGGCTCTACATCACCCCGCAGGTCCTCTACTGGGGCACCCGCTTCGCCCACGAGGTCTACGGCGCGAAGCACATCTACATCACCGAGAACGGCTGCGGCTACGACGACGAGCCCCTCGTCGACGGCGAGGTCCACGACCTCCACCGCCGCGACCTCGTCCGGAACTACCTCGGCGAGCTCCACCGCGCCATCGGCGACGGCGTCCCCGTCCGGGGCTACTTCCTCTGGTCGTTCATGGACAACTACGAGTGGCAGGACGGCTACACCCGCCGCTTCGGCATCATCCACGTCGACTTCAAGACCCAGAAGCGGACGCCGAAGCTCAGCGCGAAGTGGTACGCCCAGGTGATGAAGGAAAACCGGCTGGTCTAG
- a CDS encoding prepilin-type N-terminal cleavage/methylation domain-containing protein: MPASSLSSSRPSRFHSFRRSAQHGFTLVELMLVIGIIVILGALAIPAMGLNGSQKFSQNLSQLVGVLEQARSSAVAQNTYVWVVLYPHDPSDLNPPDNSGEALHVATFASNDGSNPFPSTGSGWGGSVTFAAGETTATAAGGTTIKTLFRLASFKQLALRTEGYFTQGSGDGQIASLPTNMPSPLIGPASTPVFEITVRGLGNPPLRLPSGIPPGGRTAQALSVILFTPSGAARVSDSPIDSIWLDFQRVKGKGVVDEKDIACIRISGLTGLSTLFRK; encoded by the coding sequence ATGCCTGCTTCCTCCCTGTCCTCCTCGCGCCCCTCCCGCTTCCACTCCTTCCGCCGCTCCGCCCAGCACGGCTTCACCCTGGTCGAGCTGATGCTCGTCATCGGGATCATCGTGATCCTCGGGGCGCTCGCGATCCCGGCGATGGGGCTGAACGGCTCGCAGAAATTCAGCCAGAACCTGAGCCAGCTCGTCGGCGTCCTGGAGCAGGCCCGCTCTTCCGCCGTGGCGCAGAACACCTACGTCTGGGTCGTCCTCTATCCCCACGACCCCTCCGACCTCAACCCGCCCGACAACAGCGGCGAGGCGCTCCACGTCGCCACCTTCGCCTCGAACGACGGGAGCAATCCCTTCCCCTCAACCGGCTCCGGCTGGGGCGGCAGCGTCACCTTCGCCGCGGGGGAGACGACGGCGACGGCCGCCGGGGGGACGACGATCAAGACCCTCTTCCGCCTCGCCTCGTTCAAGCAGCTCGCCCTCCGCACCGAGGGCTACTTCACCCAGGGCAGCGGCGACGGCCAGATCGCCTCCCTCCCGACGAACATGCCGAGCCCCCTCATCGGCCCCGCCTCGACCCCCGTCTTCGAGATCACCGTCCGCGGCCTCGGCAATCCCCCGCTCCGGCTCCCCTCCGGCATCCCCCCCGGCGGGCGGACGGCGCAGGCGCTCTCCGTCATCCTCTTCACCCCCAGCGGCGCGGCCCGCGTCAGCGACAGCCCGATCGATTCGATCTGGCTCGACTTCCAGCGGGTGAAGGGCAAGGGCGTCGTCGACGAGAAGGACATCGCCTGCATCCGCATCAGCGGCCTCACCGGCCTCAGCACGCTCTTCCGCAAGTAG
- a CDS encoding AraC family transcriptional regulator, with protein MSGENSLVRRLNDPCGRLACGPEWSRTRENSLFLADLELWFVWKGRGWMRSRDREFLLLPGFCALMRPGGIYDAGHDEAHPLGITYIHFDVAEEGGRKRVWEEWPEFFEVDDLDFYDSATRRIVQLASSPQSAPAAAALLNGVVRDLLRLAPLPVSPGTPVPVAERHRREVSRLVATLHAAPERLPSVAEMAGRLHLSPAHFSRVFKAVTQCSPIDYLVEMRLSQARHLLTETSLSVGEIAERLDYADLFFFSRQFKQKIGVSPLAYRRGTWKGK; from the coding sequence ATGAGCGGCGAAAATTCCCTGGTCCGGCGGCTGAACGATCCGTGCGGCCGCCTGGCCTGCGGGCCGGAGTGGAGCCGGACGCGGGAGAATTCCCTCTTCCTCGCCGACCTGGAGCTCTGGTTCGTCTGGAAGGGGCGGGGATGGATGCGGAGCCGGGACCGGGAGTTCCTTCTCCTTCCGGGCTTCTGCGCCCTGATGCGTCCGGGCGGGATCTACGACGCCGGGCACGACGAGGCCCATCCGCTCGGGATCACCTACATCCACTTCGACGTGGCGGAGGAAGGGGGGCGGAAGAGGGTCTGGGAGGAGTGGCCCGAGTTCTTCGAGGTCGACGACCTGGACTTTTACGATTCCGCGACGCGGCGCATCGTCCAGCTCGCCAGCTCGCCGCAGTCGGCCCCCGCCGCGGCGGCGCTGCTGAACGGGGTGGTGCGCGATCTCCTCCGCCTCGCCCCCCTGCCGGTCTCGCCCGGGACGCCGGTCCCCGTCGCGGAGCGGCATCGCCGGGAGGTCTCCCGGCTCGTCGCCACGCTCCACGCCGCGCCGGAGCGGCTCCCCTCGGTCGCCGAGATGGCGGGGCGGCTCCACCTCAGCCCGGCCCATTTCAGCCGGGTCTTCAAGGCGGTCACCCAGTGCAGCCCGATCGACTACCTCGTCGAGATGCGGCTCTCCCAGGCCCGCCACCTCCTCACCGAGACGAGCCTCTCGGTCGGCGAGATCGCGGAGCGGCTCGACTACGCCGACCTCTTTTTCTTCAGCCGCCAGTTCAAGCAGAAGATCGGCGTCTCCCCGCTCGCCTACCGGCGCGGGACGTGGAAGGGGAAGTGA
- the cls gene encoding cardiolipin synthase, which produces MTWHLFWIGSYVVSLGVVPFILLANKRPAATLAWIWAVLLFPYLGPFVYFLLGSERMNRRRFRRRVLEWRRSPKRLRSKGRQGGPLSAEQAEGQALAAAVAAATPAPDPAWRLVETLSAINGQTISGADEVTLLVDGAAYYDALEKAIRAARRTIHVECYIWREDGAGDRFRRLLVEAARRGVRVRLLLDEMGCSHLYRRYFRELIEAGGSFSWFGNVHPLRNRWTFGLRNHRKLQIIDGARAFVGGMNIGREYLGQEPCFGAWSDIQVEVTGPVVAGLENTFADDWYFATDEKIPLEAPPAAAVTAPESAAATGGDRVPTPVLILEDGPDDKADPLALSVLALINQSQRRLWLATAYFVPLFAHLDALKLAAIRGVDVRLLVSARSDNRAVVEVSRSYYEELLAYGVRIFEFDRGVNHGKAMVVDGHWVTVGSANFDNRSMHLNFELNLAFYSPAVVEEMALLLSGYYLQSTEIELATFVRRPFWNRLKESTCRLLGPTL; this is translated from the coding sequence ATGACTTGGCACCTGTTCTGGATCGGGAGCTATGTCGTGAGCCTGGGCGTCGTTCCCTTCATCCTCCTCGCGAACAAGCGCCCCGCCGCCACCCTCGCCTGGATCTGGGCGGTCCTCCTCTTTCCCTACCTCGGCCCCTTCGTCTATTTCCTCCTCGGCAGCGAGCGGATGAACCGCCGCCGCTTCCGCCGGCGCGTCCTCGAATGGCGGCGCTCCCCGAAGCGGCTCCGGTCGAAGGGGCGGCAGGGCGGCCCGCTCTCCGCGGAACAGGCCGAGGGGCAGGCGCTGGCCGCCGCCGTCGCCGCCGCGACTCCCGCGCCCGATCCGGCGTGGCGCCTCGTCGAGACTCTTTCGGCGATCAACGGGCAGACGATCAGCGGGGCCGACGAGGTCACCCTCCTCGTCGACGGCGCGGCCTATTACGACGCGCTGGAGAAGGCGATCCGGGCGGCCCGCCGGACGATCCACGTCGAATGCTACATCTGGCGCGAGGACGGGGCGGGGGACCGCTTCCGGCGGCTCCTCGTCGAGGCGGCGCGGCGCGGTGTCCGGGTCCGGCTCCTCCTCGACGAGATGGGCTGCTCCCACCTCTACCGCCGCTACTTCCGGGAACTGATCGAGGCGGGCGGGAGCTTCTCCTGGTTCGGGAACGTCCATCCGCTCCGCAACCGGTGGACCTTCGGCCTGCGGAACCATCGCAAGCTCCAGATCATCGACGGCGCGAGGGCCTTCGTCGGCGGGATGAACATCGGGCGGGAATATCTCGGGCAGGAGCCGTGCTTCGGCGCGTGGAGCGATATCCAGGTCGAGGTGACCGGGCCGGTGGTCGCCGGGCTGGAGAACACCTTCGCCGACGACTGGTACTTCGCGACCGACGAGAAGATCCCGCTGGAGGCGCCCCCGGCCGCCGCCGTGACGGCCCCGGAATCGGCTGCGGCGACGGGCGGCGACCGGGTGCCGACGCCGGTCCTGATCCTCGAGGACGGCCCCGACGACAAGGCCGATCCGCTCGCCCTCTCCGTCCTCGCGCTGATCAACCAATCGCAGCGGCGGCTCTGGCTGGCGACGGCCTACTTCGTCCCCCTCTTCGCCCACCTCGACGCGCTGAAGCTCGCGGCGATCCGGGGCGTCGACGTCCGGCTCCTCGTCTCGGCCCGGTCGGACAACCGCGCCGTCGTCGAGGTGAGCCGCTCCTACTACGAGGAGCTCCTCGCCTACGGCGTCCGGATCTTCGAGTTCGACCGGGGCGTCAACCACGGCAAGGCGATGGTCGTCGACGGCCATTGGGTGACCGTCGGCTCGGCCAACTTCGACAACCGCTCGATGCACCTCAACTTCGAGCTCAACCTCGCCTTCTACTCCCCGGCGGTGGTCGAGGAGATGGCGCTCCTGCTGAGCGGCTACTACCTCCAGTCGACGGAGATCGAGCTGGCGACGTTCGTCCGCCGCCCCTTCTGGAATCGGCTGAAGGAATCGACCTGCCGCCTGTTGGGGCCGACGCTTTAG